A window of Pirellula sp. SH-Sr6A contains these coding sequences:
- a CDS encoding PspA/IM30 family protein: MSWLSQFTLIMRSNVTALKEQIEDPEKVLHQLLIDMQNELDVVRSSVADAVADEILMRKRINKEAEEETKWQERATQAIKRGDESVARTALEQRLSCTQRLEQYKSDHNKQVVEVEKLKAAVRDLEDKIRQAQHKKTLLVAKLARAKSTNKIQSALDRTHSKSAFSHFQKLEDRIDRQEAKLEALSEMGDDDVPSDLEQEFLRQEQKERLEAELDALRKMTSAESSQ; the protein is encoded by the coding sequence ATGTCTTGGTTATCTCAATTTACCCTGATCATGCGATCGAACGTTACGGCGCTCAAAGAGCAGATCGAGGATCCCGAAAAGGTTTTGCATCAACTGTTGATCGACATGCAGAACGAGCTGGATGTCGTTCGATCCAGTGTCGCCGATGCGGTCGCCGACGAAATCCTGATGCGAAAACGTATTAACAAGGAGGCCGAAGAGGAAACGAAATGGCAAGAACGCGCGACCCAGGCCATCAAGCGAGGGGACGAATCGGTGGCGCGAACCGCCTTGGAACAAAGACTGTCCTGCACACAGCGACTCGAGCAGTACAAGTCGGATCATAACAAACAGGTGGTCGAAGTCGAAAAACTCAAAGCAGCTGTCCGAGATTTGGAAGACAAGATTCGTCAGGCGCAACATAAAAAGACACTGCTGGTTGCGAAGCTTGCGCGCGCCAAGTCGACCAATAAAATTCAATCAGCGTTGGACCGAACCCACAGCAAATCGGCATTCTCACACTTTCAAAAGCTGGAAGATCGCATCGATCGCCAGGAAGCCAAACTGGAGGCGCTTTCCGAAATGGGGGACGACGATGTTCCCAGCGATCTCGAGCAAGAGTTTTTACGGCAGGAACAAAAGGAACGCCTCGAAGCGGAGCTCGACGCCCTTCGAAAAATGACCTCTGCTGAAAGTTCCCAATGA